Within Pirellulales bacterium, the genomic segment GTCGTCGTGGTAGATCTTCCACGATCCTTCGAGCTTGCCATTCAAATAGTTTTCAGTTCGGCACAGCTTGCCGTTGTCGTACCAGACCTTCCAAGGTCCCTGTTTCAATCCGTCAACATATTCTCCTTCCAAAGACTTCTGGCCGTTGGGATACCATTCGATATACGGACCGTCGGCCACCGTGCTATTGTCGCTAAACAGCTTGACGCGCCGCCGGACGCGGGGCGGCTTGAACGCGTTCTCTTTATCGTCGGCCGGTTTGTCCGCCACGTCCCATTGGGACGTCAGATCCTGGTATCGCACGAATTTCTTCGGGGGGGCCTTTTCGTCGGTGATCTTCGACACGATTGCCGCCGCTTCCTCGTCCGAGATGTCGGAGCTGATGTCCGCGTTCTTCGTCGGGTTGCTCGCGGACTTTGAGTCGGAACTCTCCGCCGCCGA encodes:
- a CDS encoding toxin-antitoxin system YwqK family antitoxin: MGCNRQGSATTTQSAAESSDSKSASNPTKNADISSDISDEEAAAIVSKITDEKAPPKKFVRYQDLTSQWDVADKPADDKENAFKPPRVRRRVKLFSDNSTVADGPYIEWYPNGQKSLEGEYVDGLKQGPWKVWYDNGKLCRTENYLNGKLEGSWKIYHDDGTLKAEESYRDNKRDGRWIAYDKLGKLPADQWDYKAGLPSGVWIHYYADGKKGAEQHYVDGKREGEQTDWYDNGQIKRVQHFKNDQLNGKEVRWNKTGEKEKEIEWLGGQIVSTSNGAPAEK